A single region of the Oreochromis niloticus isolate F11D_XX linkage group LG19, O_niloticus_UMD_NMBU, whole genome shotgun sequence genome encodes:
- the LOC100700378 gene encoding signal-induced proliferation-associated 1-like protein 1 — protein sequence MTSLKRPPMERTVGGSVPASDEFYTRHLRMANGVPVSSRTDNIHATVSTGVPKMGVRARVADWPPRKDVTMPLWHSSTEPENSGVPSAGKSHIKLGSIMSPQDSTMLRNIHNTLKNRAQSQANNYSPDTRYLAPGDYRGPAHRNPRQRRIRQRSNSDMTVGEMEGSGDSGEEWGPSSGAKLSPLHREYGSTSSIDQHGVAGDSFFEMLKGYQGDKVDQRSPAPEKLEDMLNIASKQGITDIQEDVTDGLLPKAKDRDKPPKRRTKSETGGESIFRKLRNVRGESDSPRAGSDVEDSRMDDTGPPLKPWVCQKGFAHYDVQSMLFDLNEIIQLRQTAGKRKNTTTGASAAAVASATSTLSSTHSLPYSSPSGSQEDLNSRDSPSLDAGDEQSNEMLLSCPCFRNEIGADGIARRKLGANGPGYHGLVGGGGGNSGSGTLSGENNLYETSVSTHLTNAGVAVLEGPKEGPSTLSEKGKQYIVEHVDLGAYYYRKFFYLRDHWNYFGLDEALGPVAVSMRREKLEEDKEHGQQYNYRVIFRTSELITLRGSILEDAVPSTSKHGTGRGLPIKDVLEYLLPELDLSCLRLALNTPKVTEQLMKLDEQGLSFQVKVGVMYCRAGQSTEEEMYNNEVAGPALEEFLQLLGEKVRLRGFTKYRAQLDTKTDSTGTHSLYTSYKDYEIMFHVSTLLPYTPNNKQQLLRKRHIGNDIVTIVFQEPGAHPFTPKTIRSHFQHVFIIVRVHNPCSDSTCYSVAVTRSQDVPSFGPPIPKGVTFPKSTVFRDFLLAKVINAENAAHKSDKFGAMATRTRQEYLRDLAERHVTSTSVEPSGKFPFISLAHKRREKVRPYSGAELRSLGAITWQVHAEDQVAGAERECLLAISNDFIILLDQEAKVVVFNCATRDVIGWSTGSPASMKIYYERGESVSLRSINNNTEDFGEVVKRLELLTKGSQTTEMTLRRNALGQLGFHVNFEGIVAEVEPYGYAWQAGLRQGSRLVEICKVSVASLSHEQMIDLLRTSVTVKVVIIPPHEDSTPRRGCSEIYHMPLVDYKNHKEGMPYELKFPFRSTNNNTKWPRTSSSPQTRAAGTGGTLIKAPPTDLSNPAAIPRSVSSDGRPLNPKRYSPGNDNYALACSIVMGRTLHNTNSPSSLSYTDTMASTHWRQKSMPDGFNNNCQSPVSSVRHVAGEGVNGIKVSSSSGVGWSRPGEGDPASRSGDKPSSDTVVSKVVIPRLQPSEQSSHVSPNKSTKADAPYSSSQSSSNTLSSNASSSTHSDEKWYEVGSRSGVRSELDLSGYLQGTSSDSGIDATSFTATQSSTASSTGAFTAKDKIPWQDEPPDGQTAADSSPPTPDSLVNSGGTEIPGKSPLSLLLGPDSGSYSPSDAAAHSSSASSGPSGCRPTSPQDEAAPVPTSPTSSNSQSPGTKSFYPRQGATSKYLIGWRKPGGTVNSVDFGSTRKRHQSDGLLGGQPQLRANLRGSQSPQRHTAKSSLEEDLKKLITLDSPPPTTNEEKPLFPGPPPSRRSLQRTLSDESIYSGQREPSSSGQRETPTDLLFSCSTIPRSPTTRHGPSRRASHKSLGDLSAPDSSELDQERKKQQLQEPVLMPLPDTGADGPLDWAHLVDAAKAFEEQRLVFLAAQEENSMAESAAAAAATSPQQAEPQAAPLRQPSPGETPACLMGKVSQLESMVKALQEDLKKEKDAKASLQAQIESLREDNQRLLEESYSASAKLKKFTEWVFNTIDMN from the exons ATGACCAGCCTGAAGCGCCCACCCATGGAGCGTACCGTTGGGGGTTCGGTCCCCGCCAGTGATGAGTTTTACACCCGCCACCTGCGTATGGCCAATGGGGTTCCTGTTTCAAGCCGCACTGACAACATCCATGCCACTGTGAGCACAGGAGTGCCTAAAATGGGTGTACGGGCTCGTGTGGCCGACTGGCCCCCAAGGAAAGACGTTACAATGCCTCTGTGGCATTCATCTACGGAGCCTGAGAACTCTGGTGTGCCCTCAGCTGGAAAAAGTCACATAAAGTTAGGCTCTATAATGAGCCCTCAGGACTCAACAATGCTGCGTAACATCCACAACACTTTAAAGAATCGAGCCCAGTCCCAGGCTAACAATTACAGCCCTGACACCCGTTACCTCGCTCCAGGAGACTACAGAGGTCCCGCACATAGAAACCCACGGCAGAGACGCATCCGCCAGCGCAGCAATAGCGACATGACTGTTGGTGAGATGGAAGGCAGTGGAGACAGTGGCGAGGAGTGGGGTCCATCATCGGGAGCCAAATTGTCCCCTCTTCACCGTGAATATGGCAGTACCTCATCGATAGATCAACATGGAGTAGCTGGAGACAGCTTCTTTGAAATGCTTAAGGGCTATCAAGGCGACAAAGTTGATCAACGTAGCCCTGCTCCAGAGAAACTGGAGGACATGCTGAATATTGCATCCAAGCAAGGGATTACTGATATTCAGGAGGATGTCACAGACGGTCTTCTTCCTAAGGCGAAGGACAGAGATAAGCCCCCAAAGAGACGCACAAAGTCTGAAACAGGAGGTGAGTCTATATTCCGTAAACTTAGGAACGTGCGAGGTGAGTCCGACTCCCCCAGAGCGGGGTCTGATGTGGAGGACAGCCGAATGGATGACACGGGCCCTCCTCTCAAGCCCTGGGTGTGTCAGAAAGGGTTCGCTCACTACGATGTTCAGAGCATGCTTTTTGACCTCAATGAAATTATTCAGTTGCGGCAGACTGCAGGCAAGAGGAAAAACACCACCACGGGAGCGTCTGCCGCTGCCGTGGCCTCTGCTACCTCTACTCTGTCATCCACCCACAGCCTGCCTTATAGCTCTCCTAGTGGAAGCCAGGAAGATCTCAATTCCAGGGACAGTCCTAGCCTGGATGCTGGAGATGAACAAAGCAACGAAATGTTGCTAAGCTGCCCTTGCTTCCGCAATGAGATCGGTGCCGATGGCATTGCCAGGCGCAAGCTGGGGGCTAACGGGCCAGGGTATCATGGGCTTGTGGGTGGCGGAGGTGGAAACAGTGGCTCAGGGACCCTGAGTGGGGAAAATAACTTGTACGAAACATCTGTGAGCACACACTTAACCAATGCTGGAGTAGCAGTTCTTGAGGGACCAAAGGAGGGCCCGAGCACGCTCAGCGAAAAGGGCAAACAATACATTGTGGAGCACGTGGACCTGGGAGCCTACTACTATCGCAAGTTCTTCTACCTTAGGG ATCATTGGAACTACTTTGGGCTAGATGAGGCATTGGGTCCAGTGGCAGTGAGCATGCGCAGAGAGAAGCTGGAGGAGGACAAGGAGCATGGCCAGCAGTATAACTACCGTGTCATCTTCAGGACCAGCGAG CTGATAACTCTTCGAGGTTCTATACTAGAAGATGCAGTGCCTTCCACCTCTAAGCATGGCACCGGCCGAGGTCTGCCCATTAAAGATGTACTGGAGTATCTTCTGCCTGAGCTGGATCTCTCCTGCCTCAGACTGGCTCTCAACACACCCAAAGTCACTGAGCAGCTGATGAAACTGGATGAACAAGGG CTGAGTTTTCAGGTAAAAGTGGGAGTGATGTACTGCCGAGCAGGGCAGAGCACAGAGGAGGAAATGTACAACAACGAGGTAGCTGGTCCCGCCCTGGAAGAGTTCCTCCAGCTGCTGGGGGAGAAGGTTCGCCTCAGGGGCTTCACCAAGTACAGAGCCCAGCTGGACACAAAAA CGGATTCCACGGGCACTCACTCCCTGTACACTTCATACAAGGATTATGAGATCATGTTCCATGTGTCTACTCTGCTGCCTTACACGCCCAACAACAAACAGCAG TTGCTGAGAAAGCGGCACATTGGGAACGACATAGTGACCATAGTGTTCCAGGAGCCCGGAGCTCACCCTTTCACTCCCAAGACTATTCGCTCCCACTTTCAACATGTCTTCATCATCGTACGAGTACACAATCCCTGCTCCGACAGCACATGCTACAG TGTGGCTGTCACCCGTTCCCAGGACGTTCCCTCCTTTGGCCCACCAATCCCGAAAGGCGTGACCTTTCCCAAGTCCACTGTGTTCAGGGACTTCCTTTTGGCCAAAGTCATCAACGCTGAGAACGCAGCTCATAAGTCAGATAAATTTGGCGCCATGGCGACACGGACACGGCAGGAGTATCTGCGGGATTTGGCAGAGCGACACGTGACCAGTACATCAGTGGAACCCTCTGGAAAGTTCCCCTTCATCTCTCTGGCACACAAACGGCGGGAGAAGGTGCGTCCGTACAGCGGGGCGGAGCTACGGAGCCTTGGGGCTATAACCTGGCAGGTTCATGCCGAAGATCAAGTAGCCGGGGCTGAACGCGAGTGCCTGTTGGCCATTTCAAACGACTTCATCATCCTGCTGGATCAAGAGGCCAAAGTGGTCGTGTTTAACTGTGCCACACGAGATGTGATTGGCTGGTCAACCGGGAGCCCCGCCTCTATGAAGATCTACTATGAGCGTGGTGAGAGCGTATCGCTGCGCTCCATTAATAACAACACGGAGGACTTTGGAGAGGTTGTCAAAAGACTGGAG TTGTTGACCAAGGGAAGCCAAACCACAGAGATGACCTTACGTCGTAACGCCCTGGGCCAGCTGGGCTTTCATGTCAACTTCGAAGGGATCGTAGCAGAAGTGGAGCCCTACGGCTATGCCTGGCAGGCTGGGCTCAGGCAGGGCAGCCGCTTAGTGGAGATTTGCAAGGTGTCTGTGGCCTCGCTGTCCCACGAGCAGATGATTGATCTTCTTAGAACCTCTGTCACTGTAAAGGTGGTCATCATTCCTCCACATGAAGACTCAACGCCACGCAG AGGCTGCTCAGAAATCTACCACATGCCACTTGTGGACTACAAGAACCACAAAGAGGGCATGCCCTATGAGTTAAAGTTCCCCTTTCGCTCcacaaacaacaacaccaaGTGGCCACGCACCTCATCCAGCCCTCAAACGCGTGCCGCTGGCACGGGGGGAACCCTCATCAAGGCCCCGCCCACAGACTTAAGTAACCCTGCTGCTATTCCCCGCAGTGTGTCTAGCGATGGTCGACCGCTCAACCCCAAAAG ATATTCCCCAGGGAATGACAACTATGCCCTTGCCTGCTCCATTGTGATGGGACGCACACTGCACAACACAAACTCCCCTTCCAGTCTTTCCTACACAGACACCATGGCCTCCACCCACTGGAGGCAAAAGTCTATGCCTGACGG GTTTAATAACAACTGCCAGTCCCCTGTTTCATCTGTGCGCCATGTGGCAGGTGAGGGCGTCAATGGGATCAAAGTATCGTCGAGCTCAGGTGTTGGATGGTCACGACCTGGGGAGGGTGATCCCGCCAGCAGATCAGGGGACAAACCCAGCTCAG ACACCGTGGTTTCCAAAGTGGTGATTCCTCGACTTCAGCCGTCAGAGCAGAGCAGCCACGTGTCTCCTAACAAGAGCACCAAG GCAGATGCTCCCTATTCATCCAGCCAGTCAAGCAGCAACACACTGTCAAGCAACGCCTCCAGCTCCACCCACAGTGACGAGAAGTGGTACGAAGTTGGCTCCCGTTCCGGAGTGCGGAGTGAACTGGATCTCAGTGGCTATCTGCAGGGTACCTCCAGCGACAGCGGCATTGACGCAACCTCCTTCACTGCCACGCAGAGCAGCACGGCTTCCTCCACTGGTGCCTTCACGGCAAAAGACAAAATCCCTTGGCAGGACGAGCCACCAGACGGCCAGACAGCCGCTGACAGTTCCCCTCCAACTCCAGACTCTCTTGTCAACTCTGGAGGCACCGAGATCCCAGGGAAGAGCCCCTTATCCTTGCTACTCGGTCCCGATAGCGGCTCCTACAGCCCCAGTGATGCCGCCGCCCACTCCAG TTCAGCCTCTTCTGGTCCCTCAGGCTGCAGGCCCACGTCCCCCCAGGATGAGGCTGCTCCTGTGCCCACATCACCCACATCCTCAAACTCCCAGTCCCCGGGGACCAAGAGCTTCTACCCTCGTCAAGGAGCCACCTCAAAGTATCTCATTGGCTGGAGGAAGCCTGGGGGAACTGTTAACTCAGTGGATTTTGGCAGCACTCGCAA ACGGCACCAGAGTGATGGTTTGCTGGGTGGTCAACCCCAGCTCAGGGCCAATCTCCGGGGCTCCCAGTCTCCCCAGCGGCACACTGCGAAGTCCAGCCTGGAGGAAGACTTAAAGAAGCTCATCACACTTGACAGCCCTCCACCCACTACAAATGAAGAGAAG CCGTTGTTTCCAGGCCCCCCACCCAGTCGACGTTCCCTTCAGAGAACCCTGTCTGATGAGAGCATTTACAGCGGGCAGAGGGAGCCGTCCTCTAGTGGACAGCGTGAAACGCCTACTGACCTTCTTTTCTCCTGTTCAACCATCCCACGTTCACCCACCACCCGCCACGGACCGAGTCGGCGAGCATCGCACAAATCCCTCG GAGACCTGTCAGCCCCAGACAGCTCAGAGCTGGACCAAGAGAGGAAGAAACAGCAGCTGCAAGAGCCTGTCCTCATGCCCCTGCCTGACACGGGGGCAGATGGCCCGCTTGACTGGGCCCACCTGGTAGATGCTGCCAAGGCCTTTGAGG AGCAGAGGCTGGTTTTCCTAGCAGCCCAGGAGGAGAACTCCATGGCTGagagtgcagcagcagcagcagccaccaGTCCCCAGCAGGCCGAGCCTCAGGCGGCTCCACTGAGACAGCCTTCGCCAGG AGAGACTCCAGCTTGTTTGATGGGGAAGGTGAGCCAGCTAGAATCCATGGTGAAGGCACTACAGGAGGATCTAAAGAAG GAGAAGGATGCCAAGGCATCACTACAAGCTCAAATTGAGAGCCTGCGAGAGGACAACCAGCGTCTCCTTGAGGAGTCCTACAGCGCCTCCGCCAAGCTGAAGAAGTTTACAGAGTGGGTCTTTAACACCATCGACATGAACTGA